The following are encoded together in the Halopseudomonas salegens genome:
- a CDS encoding TraR/DksA family transcriptional regulator, whose amino-acid sequence MDAALKAELRQLLHSRLQAAMQQAEGQSTRSEAVELDQAKVGRLSRMDALQQQAMQDATQARVNVQVQRLQRALQQLDSDDFGDCVECGEAITPGRLRIDPAITLCVDCAAELGG is encoded by the coding sequence ATGGATGCTGCCCTGAAGGCCGAGTTGCGTCAGCTGCTGCACAGTCGTTTGCAGGCCGCCATGCAGCAGGCCGAAGGGCAGTCGACACGCAGTGAAGCGGTCGAGCTGGATCAGGCCAAGGTGGGTCGCTTGTCGCGCATGGATGCGCTGCAGCAACAAGCGATGCAGGATGCGACCCAGGCCCGGGTCAACGTTCAGGTGCAGCGCTTGCAGCGCGCACTGCAGCAACTGGACAGTGACGACTTTGGTGACTGCGTCGAGTGTGGCGAAGCCATTACGCCTGGCCGTTTGCGCATTGACCCGGCTATCACCCTGTGTGTGGATTGTGCCGCAGAGCTGGGTGGGTAG
- a CDS encoding universal stress protein has protein sequence MGCIDGSRSTPAVCDYAAWASLRLDAPLVFLHVLDEAGSSKSLDLSGNIGLGSREHLLEELVDLDAKRARIMREQGQLMLEAAVERAHADGVGAPQTRQRHGDLVETLRELEHEMRLLVIGRQGKQGDNQGDHVGSHLESVIRTMHRPILVTAGEFREPRSVMLAFDNGPSTRKGIEMIAGSPLFKGLPIHLLMVGADTNDAWEAINAAKGQLEQAGFTVHASIRAGDVEKALLEYEEEQDIDMIVMGAYGHSRIRQFFVGSTTTNILAHTQRPLLLLR, from the coding sequence ATGGGCTGCATTGACGGCTCCCGTTCGACCCCGGCGGTCTGTGATTACGCCGCTTGGGCCAGCTTGCGCCTGGATGCCCCCCTGGTTTTTCTGCATGTGCTGGACGAAGCAGGCAGCAGCAAGTCACTCGACTTGTCCGGCAATATTGGCCTGGGTAGTCGCGAGCACCTGCTGGAGGAGCTGGTGGATCTGGATGCCAAACGTGCACGCATCATGCGTGAACAAGGCCAGTTGATGCTCGAGGCTGCAGTGGAGCGTGCTCACGCCGACGGCGTCGGTGCACCGCAAACCCGGCAGCGCCACGGTGACCTGGTGGAAACCCTGCGTGAGCTGGAGCACGAAATGCGGTTGCTGGTGATTGGGCGCCAGGGTAAGCAGGGTGACAACCAGGGGGACCATGTGGGGTCGCACCTGGAAAGTGTGATTCGTACCATGCATCGTCCGATTCTGGTGACGGCGGGCGAGTTCCGCGAGCCACGTTCCGTGATGCTGGCCTTTGACAACGGCCCCAGCACGCGCAAAGGCATTGAAATGATTGCGGGTAGCCCACTGTTCAAGGGCTTGCCGATCCATTTGCTGATGGTCGGTGCCGATACCAATGATGCCTGGGAAGCGATCAATGCTGCCAAAGGGCAACTGGAGCAGGCCGGTTTTACCGTACATGCCAGTATTCGTGCCGGTGACGTCGAGAAAGCGTTGCTTGAGTACGAGGAAGAGCAGGATATTGATATGATCGTGATGGGTGCCTATGGGCATTCACGGATTCGCCAGTTCTTTGTTGGCAGTACGACGACCAACATTCTGGCGCATACCCAGCGTCCGTTATTGTTGTTGCGCTGA
- a CDS encoding SulP family inorganic anion transporter, with the protein MTFAQSVHQNWFSNIRGDLLAGIVVALALIPEAIAFSIIAGVDPKVGLYASFCIAVIIAFTGGRPGMISAATGAMALLMVTLVRDHGLEYLLAATILCGLLQIGAGYLKLGSLMRFVSRSVVTGFVNALAILIFMAQLPELTGVTWHVYAMTAAGLGIIYLFPYVPRIGRIIPSPLVCILVLTGLAIYLGLDIRTVSSMGELPDTLPIFLWPDVPLNLETLVIILPYSAALAVVGLLESMMTATIVDDLTDTESDKNRECKGQGIANVGSGLLGGMAGCAMIGQSVINVKSGGRTRLSCLTAGVVLLLMVVFMSDWVGMIPMAALVAVMIMVSIGTFSWDSIRNMKQHPLSTNIVMLATVAVTVGTHNLAFGVFVGVLLAAMFFANKIGHYMHIGSELESDGRVRHYKVVGQVFFSSSDKFVDAFDFKEALDKVIIDLSRAHFWDITAVAALDKVVIKFRREGADVDIVGLNEASATIVDRFGVHDKPDAVDKLMGH; encoded by the coding sequence ATGACCTTTGCCCAATCCGTTCATCAGAACTGGTTTTCCAACATCCGTGGCGATCTGCTCGCTGGTATCGTGGTCGCGCTGGCCCTGATTCCCGAGGCGATTGCTTTCTCGATCATTGCCGGGGTTGATCCCAAGGTCGGGCTCTATGCCTCTTTCTGTATAGCGGTGATTATTGCCTTTACCGGTGGCCGGCCAGGCATGATCTCGGCAGCCACCGGGGCCATGGCGCTGCTGATGGTGACCCTGGTGCGTGACCACGGTCTGGAGTATCTGCTGGCGGCAACCATTCTCTGCGGCCTGCTGCAGATTGGCGCGGGTTACCTGAAGTTAGGATCGCTGATGCGCTTTGTTTCACGCTCGGTGGTCACTGGTTTTGTCAATGCGCTGGCGATCCTGATTTTTATGGCGCAGTTACCCGAGCTCACCGGCGTGACCTGGCATGTGTATGCGATGACTGCAGCGGGTTTGGGGATTATCTACCTGTTCCCCTATGTGCCCCGTATTGGGCGCATCATTCCCTCGCCGCTGGTCTGTATCCTTGTTCTTACCGGGTTGGCGATCTATCTGGGCCTGGATATTCGTACGGTATCCAGCATGGGTGAGCTGCCGGATACACTGCCGATTTTCTTGTGGCCTGACGTACCACTTAACCTGGAAACCCTGGTGATTATCTTGCCTTACTCGGCTGCTTTGGCAGTAGTTGGTTTGCTGGAGTCGATGATGACCGCGACCATCGTTGATGATCTGACAGACACGGAAAGCGACAAGAACCGTGAGTGCAAGGGGCAGGGCATTGCCAACGTTGGCTCAGGCCTGCTCGGTGGTATGGCCGGTTGTGCGATGATTGGGCAGTCGGTCATTAATGTGAAGTCCGGTGGCCGCACACGACTGTCCTGTCTTACCGCCGGTGTAGTGCTGCTGCTGATGGTTGTGTTCATGAGTGACTGGGTGGGCATGATCCCCATGGCTGCGCTGGTAGCGGTGATGATCATGGTGTCGATCGGTACCTTCAGTTGGGATTCCATCCGCAATATGAAGCAGCATCCGCTATCGACCAATATCGTCATGCTGGCAACTGTAGCGGTGACCGTGGGCACGCATAACCTGGCTTTCGGGGTGTTTGTTGGCGTGCTGCTGGCAGCGATGTTCTTTGCCAACAAGATCGGGCATTACATGCATATCGGCAGCGAGCTGGAGAGCGATGGTCGTGTGCGTCATTACAAGGTGGTGGGTCAGGTGTTTTTCAGCTCCTCGGATAAATTCGTTGATGCCTTTGACTTCAAGGAAGCGCTTGATAAGGTGATCATTGACTTGAGTCGGGCGCATTTCTGGGACATTACCGCCGTTGCTGCACTGGACAAGGTTGTGATCAAGTTTCGCCGTGAAGGTGCAGATGTGGACATTGTGGGCCTCAATGAGGCCAGTGCGACCATCGTCGACCGCTTTGGCGTGCATGACAAGCCGGATGCCGTCGACAAGTTGATGGGGCACTAA
- a CDS encoding lytic murein transglycosylase, with translation MRLLPAHAPFTMPSRLPTTLLLGCALALTACASSALTAELNHSPEASSAVEQTVDFEQWLAGFRQRALTQGVDQDIIQQATRELSPDPAVIRADQHQPEFSRPVWEYLEGALSTIRINNGQLLLQEHADLLTAIEQRYGVDRHILVAIWGLESNFGGNMGNRKVVRSLATLAHQGRRPEFAETQLLAALTILQRGDISVDAMVGSWAGAMGQTQFIPTTYNSHAVDFDGNGKRDIWSSKADALASAANYLQASNWQSGQPWGFETRLPEDFDYAKADLNQRRSLAEWREAGLYLPERYNSLEADSTAAILLPAGHRGPAFLVFDNFHSILRYNSSTSYALAIGLLSERLQGRGEIQASWPTQDQPLSREQRHELQQILTDYGFEPGEVDGILGANTRAAIRRFQQEHQLPADGYANLKLLQLLRKL, from the coding sequence ATGCGCCTATTGCCTGCCCATGCGCCATTCACCATGCCCAGCCGCTTGCCAACCACCTTGTTGCTAGGCTGCGCTTTGGCCCTGACGGCCTGTGCCAGTAGCGCGCTTACCGCTGAACTGAATCACTCACCAGAGGCCAGCAGCGCGGTCGAGCAAACGGTGGATTTCGAACAGTGGCTGGCAGGCTTTCGTCAACGGGCACTGACACAGGGCGTTGACCAGGACATTATCCAGCAAGCCACCCGTGAATTATCACCAGACCCCGCCGTGATACGCGCCGACCAGCATCAACCCGAGTTCAGTCGTCCGGTGTGGGAGTATCTGGAAGGAGCCTTGTCGACCATCCGGATAAATAACGGCCAGCTGCTGCTGCAAGAACACGCCGATCTGCTGACCGCAATCGAACAGCGTTATGGTGTTGACCGTCACATACTGGTCGCAATCTGGGGGCTGGAAAGTAATTTTGGTGGCAACATGGGCAACCGGAAAGTCGTGCGCTCACTGGCCACCCTGGCGCACCAGGGGCGTCGACCCGAGTTTGCCGAGACACAGCTATTGGCCGCTCTGACCATTCTGCAACGCGGCGACATCAGCGTCGACGCCATGGTCGGCTCCTGGGCCGGGGCCATGGGACAAACTCAATTCATTCCGACTACCTACAACAGCCATGCCGTCGATTTTGACGGCAATGGCAAGCGCGACATCTGGAGTTCAAAAGCCGACGCCCTGGCCTCGGCGGCCAACTACCTGCAAGCGTCCAACTGGCAGAGCGGGCAACCCTGGGGCTTCGAAACGCGACTGCCAGAGGATTTTGACTATGCCAAAGCCGACCTGAATCAACGCCGCAGTCTGGCTGAATGGCGCGAAGCAGGCCTGTATTTGCCTGAGCGGTACAACAGCCTGGAAGCCGACAGTACAGCGGCAATCCTGCTGCCCGCCGGGCATCGCGGACCGGCTTTTCTGGTGTTTGACAACTTCCACAGTATTTTGCGTTACAACAGCTCAACCAGCTATGCACTGGCGATTGGCTTGCTGAGCGAACGCCTTCAGGGGCGTGGCGAGATACAGGCCAGCTGGCCGACACAGGATCAACCACTGTCGCGCGAACAGCGGCATGAATTGCAGCAAATACTGACGGACTATGGCTTCGAGCCAGGTGAGGTCGATGGCATCCTCGGCGCCAATACCCGTGCAGCGATCCGCCGCTTTCAGCAAGAGCACCAACTGCCTGCTGACGGCTACGCCAATCTCAAGCTACTGCAATTGTTACGCAAGCTTTGA
- the epmA gene encoding EF-P lysine aminoacylase EpmA has protein sequence MTWQPSASMATLRRRAVMQQTIRDFFAAREVLEVDTPILSAAAVADPMLEPMQTRVDRDGQARHCYLHTSPEYPMKRLLAAGSGAIWQLCRVFRNGEVGRRHNPEFSMLEWYRPGFDHHQLMDEVEALTSGLLGHSSARRVRYADVFAEHFAGLDIHACATSSLRALGEQHTGFKGELARDGWLDLLFSHCIEPTLQQPTFVYAYPASQAALARITASDDSYPVAARFEFFVGGMELANGYHELIDAAEQASRFAEDARKVQLLGQPPRPLDQNLLAALESGLPDCAGVALGFDRLLMLAEGAEHIAEVLAFPFERA, from the coding sequence ATGACCTGGCAACCAAGTGCCAGCATGGCGACTTTGCGTCGCCGGGCTGTTATGCAGCAAACCATCAGGGATTTCTTTGCCGCGCGTGAAGTGCTTGAGGTTGATACTCCGATACTCTCTGCTGCAGCAGTAGCAGACCCGATGCTTGAGCCGATGCAGACGCGGGTAGACCGGGATGGACAGGCTCGGCATTGTTATCTGCACACCTCACCCGAATACCCCATGAAGCGTCTTCTGGCCGCCGGGTCCGGTGCTATCTGGCAGCTGTGTCGGGTATTTCGCAATGGTGAAGTGGGCCGGCGGCATAACCCTGAATTCAGTATGCTTGAATGGTATCGTCCGGGTTTCGATCATCATCAATTGATGGATGAGGTTGAAGCCTTGACCTCCGGGCTGCTCGGGCATTCAAGCGCACGCCGGGTGAGGTATGCGGATGTGTTTGCCGAGCACTTTGCCGGTCTGGATATTCATGCCTGCGCCACTTCCAGCCTGCGTGCTCTGGGTGAGCAGCATACCGGCTTCAAAGGCGAGCTGGCGCGTGATGGTTGGTTGGATTTGTTGTTCTCGCACTGTATTGAGCCGACGCTGCAGCAGCCGACCTTTGTCTATGCCTATCCTGCTTCGCAGGCTGCACTGGCGCGAATTACGGCGAGCGATGACAGCTATCCGGTGGCGGCGCGCTTTGAGTTCTTTGTCGGCGGTATGGAGTTGGCCAATGGGTACCATGAACTAATTGATGCTGCCGAGCAGGCCAGCAGATTTGCCGAGGATGCGCGAAAAGTTCAGCTTTTGGGGCAGCCGCCTCGCCCATTGGATCAGAATCTTCTGGCTGCCCTTGAGTCGGGGTTGCCTGACTGCGCGGGTGTGGCCCTGGGCTTCGATCGGTTGCTTATGCTGGCCGAAGGGGCGGAGCACATTGCTGAAGTGCTGGCCTTTCCCTTTGAGCGAGCATGA
- a CDS encoding Mpo1 family 2-hydroxy fatty acid dioxygenase encodes MKTIDQWFADYGESHQNPVNKLVHWICVPLITFSVLGMLWAIHPWVAVGALALSMVFYLSLSWRIGAAMLVLGLIMLLILSVMPYVFWPSLAIFVLAWIGQFYGHQVEGKKPSFFKDVQFLLVGPAWLLGFVFRKLGVSY; translated from the coding sequence ATGAAAACGATTGATCAATGGTTTGCCGATTATGGCGAAAGTCACCAGAACCCGGTGAACAAGCTGGTGCACTGGATTTGTGTGCCACTGATTACCTTCAGTGTGCTGGGCATGCTGTGGGCGATTCATCCCTGGGTGGCGGTAGGGGCTTTGGCGTTGTCGATGGTGTTTTATCTCAGCTTGTCCTGGCGCATTGGCGCAGCGATGCTGGTGCTCGGACTGATCATGCTGCTGATTCTGAGCGTGATGCCTTATGTGTTCTGGCCGTCGCTGGCGATTTTTGTGCTGGCCTGGATCGGGCAGTTCTACGGGCATCAGGTGGAAGGCAAGAAACCGTCATTTTTCAAGGATGTCCAGTTCCTGCTGGTGGGGCCGGCCTGGCTGCTGGGGTTTGTGTTTCGCAAGCTGGGTGTGAGTTACTGA
- a CDS encoding hydroxymethylpyrimidine/phosphomethylpyrimidine kinase: MNTLAPNRPVVLCLSGHDPSGGAGLQADIEALLAQHCHAAPTVTALTVQDTADVSDFRVLDREWVLAQANKVISDLPVSAVKLGMLGSVEMVDTVLELMQRLPDTPLVCDPVLRAGGGGSLGKDDVGYAMRERLFPVSTIATPNLPEARILAELPAGSADDCAERLLVHIDHLLITGGHGDEAEIHNRLYTRSGERHDFTCPRLPGSYHGSGCTLASALAGRLALGEGLVSAVRSALDYTWRTLRDAEQPGQGQYVPRRLPLDFGA; the protein is encoded by the coding sequence ATGAATACACTCGCACCCAATCGTCCCGTCGTACTTTGCCTCTCCGGGCATGACCCCAGTGGCGGTGCCGGCCTGCAAGCCGACATCGAAGCCCTGCTCGCCCAGCATTGTCACGCCGCCCCCACCGTCACCGCCCTGACCGTGCAAGACACCGCCGACGTCAGCGACTTTCGCGTGCTCGACCGCGAATGGGTGCTCGCCCAGGCCAACAAAGTCATCAGCGACCTGCCCGTGTCAGCCGTCAAGCTCGGCATGCTCGGCTCGGTCGAGATGGTCGACACCGTACTGGAACTGATGCAGCGCCTGCCCGACACCCCCCTGGTCTGCGACCCCGTACTGCGCGCCGGCGGCGGCGGTTCGCTGGGCAAGGATGACGTCGGCTATGCCATGCGCGAACGCCTGTTCCCGGTCTCCACCATCGCCACCCCCAACCTGCCCGAAGCACGCATCCTCGCCGAACTGCCCGCGGGCAGCGCAGATGACTGCGCCGAACGCCTGCTCGTGCATATTGACCACCTGCTGATCACCGGCGGGCACGGCGATGAAGCCGAGATTCACAACCGGCTCTATACCCGCAGCGGCGAGCGTCACGACTTCACCTGCCCGCGCCTGCCCGGCAGCTATCACGGCTCCGGCTGCACCCTGGCCAGCGCCCTCGCCGGCCGCCTCGCGCTGGGTGAAGGCCTGGTCAGTGCCGTACGCAGCGCTCTGGATTACACCTGGCGCACCCTGCGTGATGCCGAGCAGCCCGGCCAGGGCCAGTATGTACCGCGTCGCCTGCCGCTGGATTTTGGCGCATGA
- the thiE gene encoding thiamine phosphate synthase, with product MSQPLRGLYAITDSQLLADGKLLPYVDAALAGGARLLQYRDKSGDAGKRHTEASELARLCRYYGADLIINDDLALAAELGVGLHLGRDDGSLREARQELGRDAIIGATCHASLAFAEQAAAEQASYLAFGRFFQSVTKPGAPAATPVLLETANRRFTLPLVAIGGVSTHNAPQLISAGASLLAVVHGLFGANSAEEVERRARHFNELFLSL from the coding sequence ATGAGCCAGCCTCTTCGCGGCCTCTACGCCATCACCGATAGCCAGTTACTGGCGGACGGCAAACTCTTGCCCTATGTCGATGCTGCCCTGGCCGGCGGCGCCCGACTGCTGCAATACCGCGACAAATCCGGCGATGCCGGCAAACGCCATACCGAAGCCAGCGAACTGGCGCGGCTGTGCCGCTATTACGGTGCCGACCTGATCATCAACGATGATCTGGCGCTGGCCGCCGAACTCGGGGTTGGCCTGCACCTGGGCCGCGACGACGGCTCCCTGCGTGAAGCCCGTCAGGAACTGGGCCGTGATGCCATTATTGGCGCCACCTGCCACGCCAGCCTGGCCTTTGCCGAACAGGCCGCCGCCGAACAGGCCAGCTATCTGGCCTTCGGCCGCTTCTTTCAATCAGTCACCAAACCCGGTGCCCCGGCGGCTACGCCCGTGTTGCTGGAAACCGCCAATCGACGCTTCACCCTGCCCCTGGTAGCCATCGGCGGCGTCAGCACGCACAATGCGCCGCAACTGATCAGTGCCGGCGCCAGCCTGCTGGCCGTGGTTCATGGCTTGTTTGGCGCCAACTCGGCCGAAGAGGTCGAGCGCCGTGCACGGCATTTCAACGAACTTTTTCTCAGCTTGTGA
- the hemL gene encoding glutamate-1-semialdehyde 2,1-aminomutase gives MSRSEQLFAHAQQHIPGGVNSPVRAFKSVGGTPLFFKHAAGAYVTDEDDRQYVDYVGSWGPMILGHSHPDVLDAVRAQLEHGLSYGAPTELETVMANLVCELVPSMDMVRMVSSGTEATMSAIRLARGYTGRDSIIKFEGNYHGHSDSLLVKAGSGALTLGVPNSPGVPADFARHTLTLPYNDLAAVEKTLQEVGDQVACIIIEPVAGNMNCVPPVDGFLAGLRTLCDAHGVVLIFDEVMTGFRVALGGAQAYYGVNPDLTTFGKIIGGGMPVGCFGGKRAIMEHIAPLGPVYQAGTLSGNPLAMAAGITTLKLLSQPGFHDRLSSYTSRMLSGLQERADAAGIPFTTNQAGGMFGVFFTNADKVTTFDDVMACDVDRFKRFFHAMLAGGVYLAPSAFEAGFTSIAHGDKELELTLNAAEKAFAQL, from the coding sequence ATGTCACGTTCCGAACAACTCTTTGCCCATGCCCAACAGCACATCCCCGGTGGCGTCAATTCCCCCGTGCGCGCCTTCAAGAGCGTGGGCGGCACACCGCTGTTCTTCAAACACGCCGCCGGCGCCTACGTCACCGATGAAGACGACCGTCAGTATGTCGACTATGTCGGTTCCTGGGGCCCGATGATTCTGGGTCACAGCCACCCTGACGTGCTCGACGCAGTGCGCGCACAACTCGAACATGGCCTGTCCTACGGCGCCCCGACCGAGCTGGAAACCGTCATGGCCAACCTGGTCTGCGAACTGGTGCCGTCAATGGACATGGTGCGCATGGTCAGCTCCGGTACCGAAGCGACCATGAGCGCCATCCGCCTGGCCCGGGGTTATACCGGCCGCGACAGCATCATCAAGTTTGAAGGCAACTATCACGGCCATTCCGACAGCCTGCTGGTCAAGGCCGGCTCCGGCGCCCTGACCCTGGGCGTACCCAACTCCCCCGGCGTGCCGGCAGACTTTGCCAGGCACACCCTGACCCTGCCCTACAACGACCTGGCCGCGGTGGAAAAAACCCTGCAAGAAGTCGGCGATCAGGTCGCCTGCATCATCATCGAACCGGTTGCGGGCAACATGAACTGCGTGCCACCGGTTGACGGCTTCCTCGCCGGCCTGCGCACACTCTGTGACGCCCATGGCGTGGTGCTGATCTTTGACGAAGTGATGACCGGCTTCCGCGTTGCGTTGGGCGGCGCCCAGGCCTACTACGGTGTCAACCCGGACCTGACCACCTTCGGCAAGATCATCGGTGGCGGCATGCCAGTCGGCTGTTTTGGCGGCAAACGCGCGATCATGGAACATATCGCCCCGCTCGGCCCGGTCTATCAGGCGGGCACCCTGTCCGGCAACCCGCTGGCCATGGCCGCCGGTATCACCACACTGAAACTGCTCAGCCAGCCCGGCTTTCACGATCGCCTGAGCAGCTATACCAGCCGGATGCTCAGTGGCCTGCAAGAACGCGCCGATGCGGCAGGCATTCCTTTTACCACTAACCAGGCCGGCGGCATGTTCGGCGTGTTCTTTACCAACGCAGACAAGGTCACCACCTTTGATGACGTGATGGCCTGTGATGTCGACCGCTTCAAGCGCTTCTTCCACGCCATGCTGGCCGGTGGCGTGTATCTCGCGCCCAGCGCCTTTGAAGCCGGCTTCACCTCGATTGCCCATGGCGACAAGGAACTGGAGCTGACCCTGAACGCTGCGGAGAAGGCCTTCGCCCAGCTATGA
- a CDS encoding tetratricopeptide repeat protein → MASFKHRSLARLSVALPLCLLPGLLLAQSGNPLLITAEDRCGFERVDDSSLPQAIERCTEAATQGDSQAQFELGDLYYQGDRITRDFDQALNWLEEASLQGHPTAQYQLGLMHYQGEGVERNLAQAYIILKMSAVNGEDAAMDASDRIALQMNQEELQVATQLLSTLFRNYLEQMREEQLQGR, encoded by the coding sequence ATGGCCAGCTTCAAGCACCGCTCACTTGCCCGCCTGTCTGTTGCACTGCCGTTGTGCCTGCTGCCCGGCTTGCTGCTTGCGCAAAGCGGCAACCCGTTGCTGATCACCGCGGAAGATCGCTGCGGCTTCGAGCGGGTAGATGACTCCAGCCTGCCGCAGGCCATCGAACGCTGCACCGAAGCAGCCACGCAAGGCGACAGTCAGGCCCAATTCGAACTGGGTGACCTCTACTATCAGGGTGACCGGATAACCCGTGACTTCGATCAGGCACTGAACTGGCTTGAAGAAGCCTCGCTGCAAGGCCATCCGACGGCACAGTACCAGCTGGGCCTGATGCATTATCAAGGCGAAGGCGTTGAGCGCAATCTTGCCCAGGCCTATATCATCCTGAAAATGTCGGCCGTCAACGGAGAAGACGCCGCGATGGATGCCAGCGACCGCATCGCCCTGCAAATGAACCAGGAAGAATTGCAGGTGGCTACGCAGCTGCTCAGCACCCTGTTCCGCAATTACCTTGAGCAAATGCGCGAAGAACAGCTGCAGGGGCGTTAA
- a CDS encoding response regulator, with translation MTRKRALVVDDSRSARLILKRLLEQHGIAVDEAASAEAALDFLHYHKPNAIFMDHMMPGIDGLEAVRIIKSDPETALIPIMMYTSREGGELYLSQARALGAVGVLPKEMKSVDLPAMLRTLHLLDDDSPRPATAEPVSIDIDSKPYRPAELRPEPAPTMDFQAVNSAARAAADDAVLNTLRPQLERQTRALRQSLREELQRLDSNRPEPGPARSEPVRRWPALCFGLLLGVSGTFGAYQLIADSHGNTTPAAGNPGTNTTPAQEQGLWLSAMAEEKNRTAREQVALLRALEWGLNHNGQFDFGSIPFDNALLGRLNELLPLLHAGGFRGRIELTAHSGQFCLQQNAESSLQIAPEGLPLTECDGLNSEAERLQRSRELESLAFARFANQQPLLNGSPITLQLNPSRGDQPLAEYPPVNSMLTASDWNAIARQNQRVEIRLVR, from the coding sequence ATGACACGCAAACGTGCTCTGGTAGTGGATGATTCACGCTCGGCCAGACTGATTCTCAAGCGCCTGCTTGAGCAACACGGCATTGCCGTTGACGAAGCCGCCTCGGCCGAAGCAGCCCTCGACTTTCTGCACTACCACAAGCCCAACGCCATTTTCATGGACCACATGATGCCCGGCATCGATGGCCTGGAAGCGGTACGGATTATCAAAAGTGATCCGGAAACAGCGCTGATTCCGATCATGATGTACACCTCACGCGAAGGTGGCGAGCTGTACCTCAGCCAGGCACGTGCACTGGGTGCTGTCGGTGTACTGCCCAAGGAAATGAAGTCGGTCGACCTGCCGGCCATGCTGCGCACCCTGCATCTGCTGGATGATGATTCGCCCAGACCAGCGACCGCCGAACCCGTCAGCATCGATATAGACAGCAAGCCCTACAGACCAGCCGAATTGCGCCCCGAACCGGCACCGACAATGGATTTTCAGGCAGTCAACAGTGCCGCGCGTGCCGCAGCCGATGACGCCGTACTCAACACCTTGCGCCCGCAGCTGGAACGCCAGACCCGTGCACTGCGACAAAGTCTGCGTGAAGAATTGCAGCGCCTTGACAGCAACCGGCCTGAACCAGGCCCGGCTCGATCAGAACCCGTGCGCCGCTGGCCAGCACTATGCTTCGGCCTGCTGTTGGGGGTGAGCGGAACCTTTGGCGCCTATCAACTGATCGCTGACTCGCACGGCAACACCACGCCAGCTGCCGGGAACCCCGGCACAAATACCACGCCGGCACAGGAGCAAGGGCTGTGGCTGAGCGCCATGGCTGAAGAGAAAAACCGCACGGCACGCGAACAGGTTGCCTTGCTGCGTGCTCTGGAATGGGGGCTCAACCACAACGGACAATTCGACTTCGGCAGTATCCCTTTCGACAACGCCCTGCTCGGGCGACTGAACGAGCTCTTGCCTCTACTGCATGCCGGCGGTTTTCGAGGCCGTATCGAACTGACTGCACACAGCGGGCAGTTCTGCCTGCAGCAAAATGCCGAAAGCAGCCTGCAAATAGCGCCGGAGGGGTTACCGTTAACGGAGTGTGATGGCCTGAACAGCGAAGCAGAGCGCTTGCAGCGCAGCCGCGAACTGGAATCACTGGCCTTCGCCCGGTTTGCCAATCAACAACCCTTGCTGAACGGAAGTCCGATCACTCTGCAGCTCAATCCGAGCCGGGGCGATCAGCCGCTGGCCGAGTACCCCCCGGTAAACAGCATGCTCACTGCCAGCGACTGGAATGCGATTGCCAGGCAAAATCAAAGAGTCGAGATACGTCTGGTTCGTTAA